From one Streptomyces sp. SCSIO 30461 genomic stretch:
- a CDS encoding right-handed parallel beta-helix repeat-containing protein translates to MSESQSTGADGGAGEPRQSLTAALSRHWKVTVLAAGFATVAATTTMAVVHDARSTSAAADAKGAAVSGEGGRTGDKGDRGGKDGHGKGRTSGRDRDGHGSGKHSRPSHDATYVECDPNALVAALVGLNAKRGGELVLAKDCLYTLTANQDDNGLPEITQPITIHGNGATIQRAANGDDFRIFDVGVGGDLKLSHLTITRGKLGQFGEGGGIRVAAAGRLDLDHVTLDRNSTNLELSNGGAIYNEGITTIRHSTLSKNTGEDGAAVYNEAGKLEITDSKITGNISDPNDGYTALFNDGGTIKVKKSLLSYNYGYVGGALYNSSGVSEVEKSAVVHNFAYYGGGIHSYDPLYVRDSTIAYNTASSGGGGGLGLNNAAVIDNTKIYGNVATDNDGGGVYVFTDDDNPVVFRNSKIHDNQAPGNGQSGGGIYISDGTVNLTDTKVTGNISDEEAGGVHNEGTVTTNGKVRIIDNVPTNCQATGTNPVPNCFG, encoded by the coding sequence ATGTCTGAATCACAGAGCACGGGCGCGGACGGCGGCGCGGGCGAGCCGCGCCAGTCGTTGACGGCGGCGCTGAGCCGTCACTGGAAGGTGACGGTTCTGGCGGCGGGCTTCGCCACGGTGGCGGCCACCACGACGATGGCGGTCGTCCATGACGCACGGTCGACGTCCGCTGCCGCAGACGCCAAAGGTGCCGCGGTGAGCGGTGAGGGCGGGCGGACCGGGGACAAGGGCGACCGAGGCGGCAAGGACGGCCACGGGAAAGGCCGCACGAGTGGCCGTGACAGGGATGGTCACGGCAGCGGCAAGCACAGTCGCCCCTCCCATGACGCCACTTATGTGGAGTGTGATCCGAATGCCCTGGTCGCGGCGCTGGTCGGCCTGAATGCGAAGCGGGGTGGGGAGCTGGTCCTGGCGAAGGACTGCCTCTACACGCTGACCGCGAACCAGGACGACAACGGTCTGCCGGAGATCACCCAGCCGATCACCATCCACGGCAACGGTGCCACCATCCAGCGCGCCGCCAACGGGGACGACTTCCGGATCTTCGACGTCGGAGTCGGTGGCGATCTGAAGCTCAGCCACCTCACGATCACCCGCGGCAAACTCGGCCAGTTCGGCGAGGGCGGCGGTATCAGGGTGGCCGCGGCGGGCCGTCTCGACCTCGACCACGTCACCCTCGACCGCAACTCCACCAACCTCGAGCTCTCGAACGGCGGTGCCATCTACAACGAGGGCATCACCACCATCCGCCACAGCACCCTCAGCAAGAACACGGGCGAGGACGGCGCCGCCGTCTACAACGAAGCAGGCAAGCTGGAGATCACCGACTCCAAGATCACCGGCAACATCAGCGACCCCAACGACGGCTACACCGCCCTCTTCAACGACGGCGGCACGATCAAGGTCAAGAAGAGCCTGCTCTCCTACAACTACGGCTACGTGGGAGGCGCCCTCTACAACAGCTCCGGCGTCTCCGAGGTCGAGAAGAGCGCCGTCGTGCACAACTTCGCCTACTACGGCGGTGGCATCCACAGCTATGACCCGCTGTACGTCCGCGACAGCACGATCGCGTACAACACCGCGAGCAGCGGCGGCGGTGGCGGCCTCGGCCTGAACAACGCGGCGGTGATCGACAACACCAAGATCTACGGCAATGTCGCGACCGATAACGACGGCGGTGGTGTCTACGTGTTCACCGACGACGACAACCCCGTCGTGTTCCGGAACAGCAAGATCCACGACAACCAGGCACCCGGCAACGGCCAAAGCGGAGGCGGCATCTACATCAGCGACGGCACGGTCAACCTGACCGACACCAAGGTGACCGGCAACATCTCCGACGAGGAGGCCGGCGGCGTCCACAACGAGGGCACCGTCACCACCAACGGCAAGGTCAGAATCATCGACAACGTCCCCACCAACTGCCAGGCCACCGGGACCAACCCCGTCCCCAACTGCTTCGGCTGA
- a CDS encoding GPP34 family phosphoprotein, producing the protein MNVTLAEEIALLSLDDESGEARSRQSAGWAVAGALLLELVMAGRIAVADGRLSVTDTTPTGVPLLDGRLELLATWANRGGRRRVADWLTKDQSKAVSATIESLCARGLVVEERRKALGIFPVRRYPEADGTVERELRARLADVVLQGAVPDARTSGLIALLQGAELHGISFPGVPKKQVGPRMTEIASGQWAGDSLREAIRNMQAAMVAITTTVVVTALT; encoded by the coding sequence ATGAACGTCACGCTCGCCGAGGAGATAGCACTGCTCTCGCTGGACGACGAGTCCGGCGAGGCGAGAAGCCGCCAGTCCGCGGGCTGGGCGGTGGCCGGTGCGCTGCTGCTGGAGCTGGTCATGGCGGGACGCATCGCGGTCGCGGACGGGCGGCTCAGTGTCACCGACACGACCCCGACCGGTGTCCCGCTGCTCGACGGGCGGTTGGAGCTGCTCGCCACCTGGGCGAACCGGGGTGGCAGGCGCCGGGTCGCCGACTGGCTGACCAAGGACCAGTCGAAGGCCGTGTCCGCCACGATCGAGAGCCTGTGCGCCCGGGGTCTGGTGGTCGAGGAGCGACGCAAGGCGCTCGGGATCTTCCCGGTGCGCCGCTATCCGGAGGCGGACGGCACGGTCGAGCGGGAGCTGCGGGCGCGACTGGCGGACGTGGTGCTCCAGGGAGCCGTGCCCGATGCCCGCACCTCGGGTCTGATCGCATTGCTCCAGGGCGCCGAACTGCACGGGATCTCCTTCCCCGGAGTGCCGAAGAAGCAGGTCGGGCCGCGGATGACGGAGATCGCGTCCGGCCAGTGGGCGGGGGACAGCCTGCGCGAGGCCATCCGCAACATGCAGGCGGCGATGGTGGCGATCACGACGACGGTCGTGGTGACCGCGCTGACCTGA
- a CDS encoding CapA family protein — MALAAPVTLFLSGDVMSGRGVDQILPHPGDPALREERIRDARDYVALAEAVNGGIPQPVDYSWPWGDALEILDAVRPDVRVIDLESSVTTSDDFAPGKAVAYRMHPDNLPLLATVRPDVCALANNHVLDFGRRGLEETVDVLSRAGLGPAGAGRDAAAARRPAAADTGDGRGRVLVLSCAMASAGVPSRWAAGEDRPGVDFVPDLSARSADALARRLEAVREDGDLTVVSIHWGSNWGFGVSGSQAAFARRLVDGGVDLVHGHSSHHPRPIQVYRGKLILYGCGDLVDDYEGIPGYERYRADLRLMYFPVLAPDTGELTELRIAPLRARRMRLEHASAADRAWLCEVLSRAGRAYGTQVEPDPRQAGYLTLRWWRR; from the coding sequence ATGGCCCTGGCTGCCCCCGTCACGCTGTTCCTCAGCGGCGACGTCATGTCGGGCCGGGGCGTCGACCAGATACTGCCGCACCCCGGAGATCCCGCCCTGCGCGAGGAACGCATACGCGACGCCCGCGACTACGTGGCCCTCGCGGAGGCCGTCAACGGCGGAATTCCCCAGCCCGTGGACTACTCCTGGCCCTGGGGAGACGCCCTGGAGATCCTCGATGCCGTGCGCCCCGACGTACGCGTCATCGACCTGGAGAGCAGCGTCACCACCAGCGACGACTTCGCGCCCGGCAAGGCCGTCGCCTACCGCATGCACCCCGACAACCTCCCGCTGCTCGCCACCGTCCGGCCGGATGTCTGCGCCCTGGCGAACAACCACGTCCTCGACTTCGGGCGCCGCGGCCTGGAGGAGACCGTGGACGTGCTCAGCCGCGCCGGTCTCGGCCCGGCGGGAGCCGGACGGGACGCGGCGGCGGCACGCCGCCCCGCCGCCGCCGACACGGGTGACGGCCGCGGCCGGGTGCTCGTACTGTCCTGCGCGATGGCGTCGGCCGGGGTCCCGTCCCGCTGGGCGGCGGGGGAGGACAGACCGGGAGTCGACTTCGTGCCCGACCTCTCCGCCCGCAGCGCCGACGCCCTCGCGCGGCGCCTTGAGGCCGTGCGCGAGGACGGCGATCTGACCGTGGTCTCGATCCACTGGGGATCGAACTGGGGCTTCGGGGTCTCGGGGAGCCAGGCCGCGTTCGCCCGCCGACTGGTGGACGGCGGCGTGGACCTCGTCCACGGCCACTCGTCCCACCATCCCAGGCCCATCCAGGTGTACCGGGGCAAGCTGATCCTCTACGGCTGCGGCGACCTGGTCGACGACTACGAGGGCATCCCCGGCTACGAGCGCTACCGCGCCGACCTTCGGCTGATGTACTTCCCCGTGCTCGCCCCGGACACCGGCGAGCTGACCGAGCTGCGCATCGCGCCCCTGCGCGCCCGGCGGATGCGGCTGGAGCACGCCTCCGCCGCCGACCGCGCCTGGCTGTGCGAGGTGCTCAGCCGGGCCGGGCGCGCCTACGGGACACAGGTGGAGCCGGATCCGAGGCAGGCCGGGTATCTGACCCTGCGCTGGTGGCGTCGCTGA
- a CDS encoding helix-turn-helix transcriptional regulator codes for MARAENKETAGSATRLVAEMMRKLRLRAKLTQPQLGERIGYSGAAISAAETCAQAPSDEMLVGLEREIGDGLGFFEEAREHVRREKYPKQFQDYSGLEQKAVGLHLYSTLVVHGLFQTPEYARALIGGGFPPLPEQRVEELVEARTARQVLFDRQPVPLIELVLEESVLRRTIGGAGIMRDQLLFLAKCARRRNVTLQVLPLDAGIGGEHAGDNGDLNLLETPEHDHLVYLEIQFESLLINDPAKVSTFAQRYAKIRAQALGPRESLGLIEQLAGEQR; via the coding sequence ATGGCACGCGCGGAGAACAAGGAAACGGCGGGTTCGGCGACACGTCTGGTCGCCGAGATGATGCGCAAGCTGCGGCTGCGGGCCAAGCTCACCCAGCCGCAGCTCGGCGAGCGGATCGGGTATTCGGGGGCAGCGATCAGCGCGGCGGAGACCTGCGCTCAGGCCCCGAGCGACGAGATGCTGGTGGGGCTGGAGCGCGAGATCGGGGACGGCCTCGGCTTCTTCGAGGAGGCGCGGGAGCATGTCCGGCGGGAGAAGTATCCGAAGCAGTTCCAGGACTATTCGGGTCTTGAGCAGAAGGCGGTCGGGCTGCATCTGTACTCGACTCTGGTCGTGCACGGGTTGTTCCAGACCCCGGAGTACGCTCGGGCGCTGATCGGCGGGGGTTTTCCACCGCTGCCGGAGCAGCGGGTGGAGGAGCTGGTCGAGGCGCGGACGGCACGGCAGGTGCTGTTCGACCGGCAGCCGGTGCCCCTGATCGAGCTGGTCCTTGAGGAGTCGGTGTTACGGCGCACCATCGGCGGCGCGGGGATCATGCGCGACCAGCTGCTGTTCCTGGCGAAGTGCGCCCGGCGGCGCAATGTGACCCTGCAGGTGCTGCCGCTGGACGCGGGGATCGGCGGCGAGCACGCGGGCGACAACGGCGATCTGAACCTGCTGGAGACCCCGGAGCATGACCACCTGGTCTATCTGGAGATCCAGTTCGAGAGCCTGCTGATCAACGACCCCGCAAAGGTCAGTACGTTCGCCCAGCGATATGCGAAGATCCGGGCACAGGCCCTGGGCCCTCGTGAATCGCTGGGCCTTATCGAGCAGTTGGCAGGAGAGCAGAGATGA
- a CDS encoding DUF397 domain-containing protein, protein MNDSLHWFKSSYSGSGGGECVEVAFDWRTSSYSDSSGGNCVEVAACPHSVRVRDSKVSDGPVFSVDTSAWSAFLSWQS, encoded by the coding sequence ATGAACGACAGCCTGCACTGGTTCAAGTCCAGCTACAGCGGCAGCGGCGGCGGCGAATGCGTCGAGGTGGCCTTCGACTGGCGCACGTCCTCCTACAGCGACTCCAGCGGCGGTAACTGCGTCGAGGTCGCCGCCTGCCCCCACTCCGTGCGTGTCCGCGACTCCAAGGTCAGCGACGGCCCCGTCTTCTCCGTGGACACCTCGGCCTGGTCGGCCTTCCTCTCCTGGCAGAGCTGA
- a CDS encoding sigma-70 family RNA polymerase sigma factor produces MNDGEYLAERFEAHRSQLRAVAYRMLGSLSEAEDAVQEAWLKLSRSDTSEVANLGGWLTTVVGRVCLDMLRSRTSRREDPLDVYLPDPVVSSIEGTDPEQQALVADSVGLALLVVLEALPPAERLAFVLHDMFAVPFDEIAPMVGRTPAAARQLASRARRRVQGAAPAPDADLTRQREVVDAFLTASRGGDFDALLSLLDPDIELRVDGGAMPAPEGTSKLVRGAHAVASQAFMYRSFSPFARLALVNGAPGLVTVPEGGTAAAVMAFTVGPHGKVVRLDILADPDRLTGIDVTLLDT; encoded by the coding sequence ATGAACGACGGCGAGTACCTGGCGGAGCGCTTCGAGGCCCATCGGAGCCAGCTGCGGGCGGTGGCCTACCGGATGCTCGGCTCGCTCAGCGAGGCCGAGGACGCCGTCCAGGAGGCCTGGCTGAAGCTCAGCCGCTCGGACACCAGCGAGGTCGCGAACCTCGGCGGCTGGCTGACCACCGTGGTCGGCCGGGTGTGCCTGGACATGCTGCGCTCCCGCACCTCCCGGCGGGAAGACCCGCTCGACGTGTATCTGCCCGACCCCGTGGTCAGCAGCATCGAGGGCACCGACCCCGAGCAGCAGGCCCTGGTCGCCGACTCGGTCGGGCTGGCCCTGCTCGTCGTGCTGGAGGCGCTGCCACCCGCCGAGCGGCTGGCGTTCGTGCTGCACGACATGTTCGCCGTGCCCTTCGACGAGATCGCGCCGATGGTGGGCCGCACCCCCGCCGCAGCGCGCCAGCTCGCCAGCCGCGCCCGGCGGCGCGTCCAGGGTGCGGCCCCGGCCCCTGACGCCGACCTCACCCGTCAGCGTGAAGTCGTGGACGCCTTCCTCACCGCCTCACGCGGTGGTGACTTCGACGCCCTGCTGTCCCTGCTCGACCCGGACATCGAGCTGCGCGTGGACGGCGGTGCGATGCCGGCCCCCGAGGGCACCTCGAAGCTGGTGCGCGGGGCGCACGCGGTGGCCAGCCAGGCGTTCATGTACCGCAGCTTCTCGCCGTTCGCCCGGCTCGCGCTCGTCAACGGCGCCCCGGGGCTGGTCACGGTGCCCGAGGGCGGCACCGCGGCCGCCGTGATGGCCTTCACCGTCGGTCCGCACGGCAAGGTGGTCCGGCTGGACATCCTTGCCGACCCCGACCGGCTGACGGGCATCGATGTGACACTGCTGGACACCTGA